In Pyrus communis chromosome 15, drPyrComm1.1, whole genome shotgun sequence, the genomic stretch aaacaacaatcaattaccaaatgttatttgatttcaGTTATTACCCAGaatcaaaattacaaattttaagaTTATTTGGGTAGATAAATGGGGGTTCGAATACATACCGAAGAGCAACAGTTCCAGGGCGGTATCTGTGGGGCTTCTTCACGCCGCCGGTGGTAGGGGCTGATTTCCTAGCAGCCTGAGAAAATCCCAAAACAGAATTAACaaattgaaagaaaacaaagcaAATTAAAGGGGgcaaaaattagggtttaaagGAGGTATCTACGAACCTTGGTAGCAAGTTGCTTCCTTGGAGCCTTGCCTCCGGTGGACTTACGAGCAGTTTGCTTGGTACGGGCCATCTGCAACCACAAATTAAACCCCAACAATCAAAATCCAATTCGATTTTACAAAATCCCAATCTGAAACGCAGCCCAAGAACCCTAATTCCCAATCGCAGAAGCAATCGCGATAAATTGAatcgaagaagatgaagaaaaaaaaagcgaaAAGAAAGATTACCTCTTCGGGGTCGAAAGGGTTTGGATTTGGAAAGAGGAGAGATTTTGTTCTCAGAAAACGAATTCAGAAACGTGGGTGCGAATTGAAAGGTCGTACCTCTCTCTGTGTATATATAGTGCTTGTTCAACAAACCCAACTTGGCGGCGGAATCGCCGACCGCCTTGTTTCGCATTTACTGTTTTGCCCCGCTGCCTATCGGACGGTCATTGCGTTCGCTCGCCGTGCTGTTTTACGATCGATAGTGAACGGTTTGGATGTCATGTGCCACGGATCCTGAAACTCAAATAGTCGCTTCCTATTGGTCCTAATCATTCCTTTCCTTCACccgaggttttttttttttttttttagtacatcgatatttttacattaagggagATGAAATTCAGTTAAATCATACAATGgacagcctaatttggtattgaattcaccatccatgagatttgaacATAAGAGCTATCACCTTCAAGtgaaagaaatatcactagatcgtaaTACCAAGTTTAACAAGAAAAATTTTAGCTACTTTTCCTATTtacctttctttttatttttattttttagtagatcgatatttttacattaagggaaGATGAAATTCAGTTAAATCACAcaatggacaacctaatttagtattgaattcaccatccatgagatttgaacATAAGAGCTTTCACCttcaagtgaaaagaaatatcactagatcgtaaTACCAAGTTTAACAAGAAAAATTTTAGCTACTTTTCCTATTtacctttctttttatttttaattttttttttaaatctcttACCAGACTCCGCTTACACataaaatttagaaagaaattctccaaaaaacaaaattttgatttccacAATATACCCTTCATTACAATTTACAACTCtccaaatgaaaattaaaacataaacttttgttggttattttaatttttttatttattataaagattcaaaactttttatttatttattttgatatttaaaATGCTCTGTTTCTTCTGGAGAATCATAATAATTGCTTAATAATCCTATTGGTTTGTTTggaatgcttttaaaataacttaaattgtttttagaaaaaatatttttggattctaaaGGCACTTGAATTACTTTTGCAAGAAGCACAATTTATGTGTTTCttgtaggaagcacttcaaatgtttttttcaaatttacttgcatttttactaaagattgattttaaaaacattttctctaaaaacattttttatcatttataaagcacttccaaatgagCTCTATATCTTTATcatcattaattttcttatcCCATAATCCTTGTGTTTTAGGGTTCATTTGAAAGTACATTTAAACagattgaaaacgtttttatagaaaatgtttttggattttaaagCATTTGTATTTTTAAGGATTTGTTCTAAaattattttcatcaaaagtgctatcagccattttaaaagtatttctaaACGAGTTCATAATCTTTGGCCCATAATCTTTGGGCAATTGATCACTACTTAGCACTCCTTGTCTATCGTCCATGTTCATAGCGGAACAGACATTCTGTGACATTAATGTCATATTTGATTCCAAATCACAAAGCATTCAAATCCAGTCAACAAATAATACTTCGATTAGAAAGacttttgatgtcaaatatgtACAGTAGCATTCCACTAGGATGTCgacatctcatttgaagatgctctcaaaatttcttcatttttgtttctttggttatttttactttctttcttttgttctgcatgcaaaatgtgaaaAAGTTGTCGATAAATTGgtttagaaataataaaaattggGAATAAATTTAGTCCCTTCATGCTCTCCAAGCACTCTCTTTTTTCACGGTGCACCCATTCAAGCAGGTTTTCGCACGCTCTGCAGTCTGCAGCTGAACGATGGGTTTGGGCGGGACAACCTTGCAAACCCTGAAGCTCGCCACTACTCCTCCAccctcattttcttcttctttccgcCGCtcagttttcaaacccttttcccAAACCTTCCTCTGCCACCATAGCCGCAGACAACGATTTCCATTTCCTCCGCTTTTCTTCGTCAGAGGCCTTTCGGCCCCGGCCGCACAGGCAACTGCTACCGCAACACCTAAAGAAACAAGCCCGGATGAAAAGGGTTCGATCATTTCACAAACCAATTTGTAGTTTTGAATAAATTGGAgctgaattttgtttttttttttttggttgttaatattttgtgtttttctttgtgAGGAGATGCAGGTGTGAAGCAGCAATGGAAAGCAGCGATAGACTTCAAGTGGATAAGAGACAACAAGGACGCGGTTGTGGCCAACATAAAGAAGAGGAACTCCAATGCCAATTTGGAACTTGTGCTTGAGCTCTACCACAAAATGCTGAGTCTTCAAAAGGTCCGATTTTTAACTTTTGTGATTGATTGATTAGCTGAATCTTTACAAGTGCTGCAGGCAATTCGTATTTTGATTAACTGCTCCGTGGGGTTTATGTCCTGTTGTGCAATTGGCTTTAGAGTTTGGGAAtttgttgttttgagttttgaaaAAGTGTTGTTTTGTTTCTCAGTTTATATAGCTAATTGTTACTCACAGAAAGCAGGAAGTTGAACGGCTTCGTGGGGAAAGGAATGTGGTGGCAAACAAGATGAAAGGAAAGTTGGAGCCATCCGAGCGTCAAAAACTTATAGATGAAGGTATCAGTGTGCCCTTCTTTTGTATATTCATTTCGTTTTCTTGGTGTGCTGATTTAGATTTGAGTTATTTAGAATTATTGGCTTTTGCATTCAGGAAAGAATCTGAAGGAAGGGCTTCTTTCTTTGGAAGAAGACCTGCTTAAACTTACTGATGAGCTTCAGCAGGAAGCACAATGTATACCAAATATGACTCATCCTGATGTCCCGATAGGCGGAGAGGATTTCTCAACCTTAAGAAAtatggtctctctctctctctctctctctctaacacacacacacacacacacacacgagaGGTTTTGTAGTCCATGTTCGTTCTGCTTTCTTCCTCATTTTCTATGTCATTTTGTAGGTAGGCAGCCCACGTGAGTTTAGCTTTCCTGTCAAGGATCACCTTCAACTTGGAAAGGAACTGGATCTTTTTGATTTTGATGCTGCTTCAGAGGTATTATCTTTGTCTTATTTGATGTGTTGAAGTGTCTCTAGTATATGGTAAACGAAGAAAATCATGTGACTTAATTCCAGTCTCAACATTTAAATTAGACATTGTGCTGAGTTGGAGATTTTGGGGATCTTTCTGGGATAAATTGGAAGATTTCATAAATCCTCTAGGTCAAGCTTAAATCAAATCCAACTAAGTAACAAGGGAAAGTGTTCTTTTTAATGCAACTAAGATTTTACTAATTTATACAGGTCAGTGGCTCAAAGTTTTACTATCTGAAGAATGAAGCAGTACTCCTAGAGATGGCCCTTATTAACTGGACGCTCTTGGAAGTCATGAAAAGGGGCTTCACACCTTTAACAACCCCAGAAATTGTAAGATCTTCTGTTGTTGAAAAATGTGGTTTCCAGCCCCGAGGAGCAAATACCCAGGTTAGTTCAAACATTCTCTTTCTCATAGTCTGCTAGAAATAAAATGTTGTCTTATCTCTGGCTAAATATAAACAGGTGTATTCTATTGAGGATAGTGATCAGTGCCTCATCGGCACGGCAGAGATTCCTGTTGGGGGAATTCATATGGATTCTATACTTGCTGCATCATTGTTACCTTTGAAATATGTGGCAGTTTCCCATTGCTTCCGTACTGAGGCAGGCGCTGCAGGTACAGCATCAAGGTAAATTATCAACAGGCTATATTTCTTTCGTTGTCCTTGTTTCCAGTGACCTCATATTTCCTTTGTGGTTTATACTTCATCACTTTCTTAATGtactttaaattattaattaaacgcAAAAACATATCTATTTCTCTgtcaaaaaacaattttttattaacagaaaacaaaagaaattataaGAAGCACGAGCAAGTAGTTAAATGCGACAGCGTATGAATACATAAATCAAATTGGTTCACCCATTCTTTGTGAAAAATACTCAAACCACTTGGTTTATGGTcccatattattgttaatatTCCTATTTTTTCTAAACAGCATCTGCCAAATTGGAAATTTCGATCCCCATGACTGTCCAAATGTGCCAACATGATGAATGTCATCATGCTTTAATTATCCAGTCTATCCAACCCAAATGAGGTGGCTTTTGGATAGTAGTCAATGAATATCAAAATGATTTGTGGTGTTATATGCCTTGGAACTTTGAAAGCATTTTTTTCATGCCCGCTGGTGATAGGGATCCACTGGTTGGCTCTCTTGTAAGcaatgtttattttctattcaCAAGAATCAGGGAGTGGAATACATGAATGATACACCAATTTTCAATCTAACTTTCTGTAGTTTTGGTTTGTAACTTGTAAGTGACAGATTGAAATCTTAAGTAAGAAGCGTTCTGCATACTATGTGCAGTTCAAAATATGGCATGGTTTATTGTCTCTGTTTTTGTGGACATGCAGAAGCATTCTTATCAATTGTATTAAATTTCTAAACAGTGgtccaaaatcaattttttgttacaatttctTTGGTGGCATCCATATTGTGGAAGGTTATACCCCgtaggtttttgtttttcatggTCTTGTGTGCAAGTAGAGAATATTCTGTAAGACTTGTAGACTTTGTCCCTCGTAcgataaattgtttttattctgttcaGGGGTCTGTATCGAGTCCACCAATTCAGCAAGCTGGAGATGTTTATATTATGCCGACCAGAGGATAGTGATTTGTACCATGAAGAGCTCATaagaattgaagaagacctGTTTTCATCGCTAGGATTACACTACAAGTGAGTACTTCTACACAACCTTATGATTGTTCAGCTGATTTGACTTTTCTATGTTTACGGTAATGTTGAGTTTCTTGTCAGAACTTTGGACATGGCATCTGGGGATTTAGGTGCGCCTGCTTATCGTAAATTTGATATTGAAGCATGGATGCCTGGTTTAGCAAGATATGGAGAGGTATTGCAATGATCTCTCCCCTCGAAAGAGAAAAGGAACAAAACTTGTTCTTGGTTTTCTAGGCTAGGCTATAGAACTGCTAGTTCAAAGTTGTTTTTTGAGATAGTAAAAATTTATGTTTTCATTAATGGCGGACAGATATCAAGCGCATCGAACTGTACAGACTATCAAAGTCGTCGTCTTGGGATCCGGTTTCGTTCTACAGAACCAGCGTTAACAAATCCTAAGAAGGGCAAAAGCAGCCTCGCTCCACCAGAGTTTGTTCACACATTGAATGCAACGGCCTGTGCAGTACCACGA encodes the following:
- the LOC137718746 gene encoding serine--tRNA ligase, chloroplastic/mitochondrial-like isoform X1, producing the protein MGLGGTTLQTLKLATTPPPSFSSSFRRSVFKPFSQTFLCHHSRRQRFPFPPLFFVRGLSAPAAQATATATPKETSPDEKGVKQQWKAAIDFKWIRDNKDAVVANIKKRNSNANLELVLELYHKMLSLQKEVERLRGERNVVANKMKGKLEPSERQKLIDEGKNLKEGLLSLEEDLLKLTDELQQEAQCIPNMTHPDVPIGGEDFSTLRNMVGSPREFSFPVKDHLQLGKELDLFDFDAASEVSGSKFYYLKNEAVLLEMALINWTLLEVMKRGFTPLTTPEIVRSSVVEKCGFQPRGANTQVYSIEDSDQCLIGTAEIPVGGIHMDSILAASLLPLKYVAVSHCFRTEAGAAGTASRGLYRVHQFSKLEMFILCRPEDSDLYHEELIRIEEDLFSSLGLHYKTLDMASGDLGAPAYRKFDIEAWMPGLARYGEISSASNCTDYQSRRLGIRFRSTEPALTNPKKGKSSLAPPEFVHTLNATACAVPRMIVCILENNQQEDGSVIIPEPLRPFMGGLESIHPKPR
- the LOC137718746 gene encoding serine--tRNA ligase, chloroplastic/mitochondrial-like isoform X2 is translated as MKGKLEPSERQKLIDEGKNLKEGLLSLEEDLLKLTDELQQEAQCIPNMTHPDVPIGGEDFSTLRNMVGSPREFSFPVKDHLQLGKELDLFDFDAASEVSGSKFYYLKNEAVLLEMALINWTLLEVMKRGFTPLTTPEIVRSSVVEKCGFQPRGANTQVYSIEDSDQCLIGTAEIPVGGIHMDSILAASLLPLKYVAVSHCFRTEAGAAGTASRGLYRVHQFSKLEMFILCRPEDSDLYHEELIRIEEDLFSSLGLHYKTLDMASGDLGAPAYRKFDIEAWMPGLARYGEISSASNCTDYQSRRLGIRFRSTEPALTNPKKGKSSLAPPEFVHTLNATACAVPRMIVCILENNQQEDGSVIIPEPLRPFMGGLESIHPKPR